A stretch of the Bacillus sp. FJAT-18017 genome encodes the following:
- a CDS encoding bifunctional folylpolyglutamate synthase/dihydrofolate synthase, translating to MFQTYNEALEWIHGRLRLGMKPGLSRMEWMMERLGNPENKVKSIHVGGTNGKGSTVTFLRSIYEAAGYTVGTFTSPYIETFNERISVNGQPVSDEIILQLANRIKPLAGELDQSELGGPTEFEIITAMAFVYFGETEGIDLAIFEVGLGGRFDSTNILKPMISIITNIGLDHVAILGNTYEEIAFEKAGIIKEGIHAITGTLQPEALKVLEEQAESRGSSLMRLGEEIVISDHDKAKRGERFTVISPFRKLDNLEITMIGEHQTANAALAVTAVGYLNKQGMVRADEPAIRQGLKDAFWPGRLEIVSENPFIILDGAHNTEGVQALVEELSSRFKKEQIRIVFAALKDKPLGSMIAQLEEVSSSLTFVSFDFPRAASANELLNIGTKSTNSAVDDWKSAILHEKQKLQGSDVLVITGSLYFISEIRQYLEKNIL from the coding sequence ATGTTTCAAACCTATAATGAAGCTTTGGAATGGATACATGGAAGGCTAAGGCTGGGCATGAAACCAGGCCTATCAAGAATGGAATGGATGATGGAACGGCTCGGCAATCCAGAGAATAAGGTGAAATCAATCCATGTCGGCGGCACGAATGGAAAAGGCTCGACGGTTACGTTTCTCCGGTCGATTTACGAGGCAGCGGGATATACTGTCGGCACCTTTACATCACCATACATCGAGACCTTTAACGAGCGGATAAGCGTCAATGGACAGCCGGTATCGGACGAAATAATCCTCCAACTGGCAAACAGGATTAAGCCGCTGGCTGGTGAGCTTGACCAATCAGAACTTGGCGGGCCGACTGAATTTGAAATCATCACGGCAATGGCATTTGTCTATTTTGGCGAGACCGAGGGAATTGATCTTGCCATTTTTGAAGTCGGGCTTGGAGGCAGGTTCGATTCGACAAATATCCTTAAGCCGATGATCTCAATTATTACAAATATTGGCCTGGATCATGTAGCGATTCTTGGAAATACATACGAAGAAATCGCCTTTGAAAAAGCTGGAATTATTAAAGAGGGCATTCACGCTATTACAGGAACGCTTCAGCCGGAGGCACTAAAGGTTTTAGAAGAACAGGCTGAAAGCAGAGGCTCCAGCTTAATGCGACTCGGGGAAGAGATTGTGATTAGTGACCATGACAAAGCTAAACGTGGTGAAAGATTTACAGTCATAAGCCCGTTTAGAAAGCTGGATAACCTAGAAATTACGATGATTGGCGAGCATCAAACAGCCAACGCCGCACTCGCTGTAACTGCTGTCGGATATTTAAATAAACAAGGAATGGTGCGGGCTGACGAACCAGCAATCAGGCAAGGACTGAAGGATGCTTTTTGGCCGGGCAGGCTGGAGATTGTCTCCGAGAATCCGTTCATTATCCTTGATGGAGCCCATAACACAGAAGGGGTTCAGGCGCTCGTCGAGGAACTGTCATCCCGTTTCAAAAAAGAACAAATTCGGATTGTCTTTGCCGCTCTGAAGGATAAACCGCTCGGCAGTATGATTGCCCAGCTGGAAGAGGTCTCATCAAGCCTTACCTTCGTTTCATTTGACTTCCCGCGTGCGGCAAGTGCCAATGAACTTTTAAATATCGGAACTAAATCTACCAATTCAGCAGTTGATGATTGGAAGAGTGCCATTTTGCACGAAAAGCAAAAACTTCAGGGTAGTGATGTACTAGTCATTACTGGTTCACTTTATTTTATATCTGAGATTCGCCAATATTTAGAAAAAAATATTTTGTGA
- a CDS encoding GGDEF domain-containing protein has protein sequence MELSVNSRIKKAIFLFWLLLVPPGLVLTYTSFPPPADLNILDIIGFLALASIVACMPMIINGTPVFLIQWVSIAVFLRYGLFVEMITVQVSVLVLLFRLKLPKEGMFRLPLNSLMFFIVSLCSGIVYFSLGGKINPDFENGGNPIWIALAYAFFYYVLHQLIIMFFQRVVYKSKESYFGKDFVWESITTMITFPLGFVLYKLHGDLYSLALLFIGGPFASVALLLRAFSRTQVINEYLQKAAEIGHQLAEQSKVNEVTDLFLQKLSGMLPIDYAFVIEVQENDQLVMVRRIENGTVLPNRQFAMKKNQGISGTVWGTGKPVLFGTKKEWSHIVSSHVPDDAESILGVPMMKNGKTMGILVLASRRKRAYEKSLLIIVDILCSHYAIAVENVRHYEQAKEESERCSLTRLHNYRYFERVLNREFNLLLQHSRERLALIILDIDHFKSVNDTYGHQSGNEVLRELASRIERIVGEAGTVARYGGEEFVILLPEATDREAYNLAELIRQSIASWPFILKENIEGEQLSVKVTASFGIASAPDDAEDALALLRHADRALYVGAKRAGRNRVAAYVK, from the coding sequence ATGGAATTGAGCGTAAATTCAAGGATTAAAAAAGCTATATTTTTGTTCTGGCTATTGCTCGTTCCTCCCGGTCTTGTACTTACATATACTAGCTTTCCACCTCCGGCCGATTTAAACATACTTGACATTATCGGATTTCTTGCACTAGCTTCCATAGTTGCCTGTATGCCGATGATCATTAATGGTACACCCGTCTTCTTAATCCAATGGGTATCCATCGCTGTTTTTCTTCGCTATGGCCTTTTCGTTGAGATGATTACAGTACAGGTGTCCGTACTTGTCCTTCTTTTTAGGCTTAAGCTTCCAAAGGAGGGTATGTTCAGGCTGCCCCTCAACTCGTTAATGTTTTTTATAGTATCACTGTGCAGCGGCATCGTTTATTTTAGTCTTGGCGGCAAAATAAATCCCGACTTCGAAAATGGCGGAAATCCAATTTGGATAGCTTTAGCTTATGCGTTCTTTTATTATGTACTTCACCAGCTGATCATCATGTTTTTCCAAAGAGTTGTTTACAAGTCCAAGGAATCTTATTTTGGCAAGGATTTCGTGTGGGAATCGATAACAACAATGATTACATTCCCGCTTGGATTCGTGCTTTATAAGCTTCATGGAGATCTGTATTCTCTTGCGCTATTATTTATCGGCGGCCCTTTTGCAAGCGTGGCGCTGCTCCTGAGGGCTTTTTCCAGGACACAAGTTATCAACGAATACCTTCAGAAGGCCGCTGAAATTGGCCACCAGCTTGCCGAGCAAAGCAAGGTAAATGAGGTAACCGATCTTTTTCTACAAAAGCTTTCAGGCATGCTCCCAATTGATTATGCATTTGTCATCGAAGTTCAGGAAAATGACCAGCTTGTGATGGTAAGAAGGATCGAGAATGGGACTGTCCTTCCGAATCGCCAATTTGCAATGAAGAAAAATCAGGGAATCAGCGGCACCGTTTGGGGAACAGGAAAGCCGGTCCTTTTTGGAACTAAAAAGGAATGGTCCCATATTGTTAGTTCCCATGTTCCGGATGACGCGGAAAGCATACTTGGAGTGCCTATGATGAAAAATGGCAAAACAATGGGCATTCTTGTGTTAGCATCAAGACGAAAGCGTGCCTATGAAAAGTCGCTCCTTATAATTGTCGATATCCTTTGTTCACACTATGCCATAGCTGTCGAAAATGTGCGCCATTATGAACAGGCCAAAGAGGAAAGTGAGCGTTGTTCCCTTACCAGGCTTCATAACTATCGGTATTTTGAAAGGGTACTTAACAGGGAATTTAATCTGCTTTTACAGCACAGTCGTGAACGTTTAGCTTTGATTATTTTGGACATAGATCATTTTAAATCTGTTAATGATACATATGGACACCAAAGCGGAAATGAAGTATTAAGGGAATTAGCGTCCCGAATCGAAAGGATTGTTGGGGAAGCCGGAACTGTCGCTCGCTATGGTGGGGAGGAGTTTGTTATACTCTTGCCTGAAGCCACGGACAGGGAAGCATACAATCTGGCGGAACTTATAAGACAATCCATTGCCAGCTGGCCATTTATCTTGAAAGAGAATATAGAAGGTGAACAGTTGTCAGTAAAAGTCACCGCATCGTTTGGGATTGCCTCTGCTCCTGATGACGCAGAAGATGCGCTAGCACTCCTCCGGCATGCCGACCGTGCCCTTTATGTTGGGGCAAAGAGGGCTGGCAGGAATAGGGTTGCGGCGTATGTGAAATAA
- a CDS encoding PilW family protein, with protein sequence MKNDRGVTLIELLAALSLILVVSGLLYGVLIGTNKNYDTISEKGNLNREANLILATITNYHHKQELHTVEADKSETYVLKYDPLLKKGFIGKSSATLVPLQPNTKTMYIEIDGASFSGEKKINTADPLYIYLKVENQQNQTYEIETIIKQY encoded by the coding sequence ATGAAAAATGATAGAGGGGTAACCTTAATTGAACTTTTAGCAGCTTTATCACTAATTCTAGTAGTATCCGGATTATTATATGGGGTTTTAATTGGTACAAATAAAAACTATGACACCATTTCAGAAAAAGGAAATCTAAATCGGGAAGCGAACTTAATCTTAGCAACTATAACCAATTACCATCATAAACAAGAACTGCACACTGTTGAAGCTGATAAGTCTGAAACATATGTACTAAAATATGATCCTTTACTCAAAAAGGGATTCATTGGAAAGTCATCTGCCACTCTCGTTCCATTACAACCTAATACGAAGACAATGTATATAGAAATTGATGGTGCAAGCTTTTCTGGAGAAAAGAAGATCAACACTGCTGATCCGCTTTATATTTACTTAAAGGTAGAAAATCAACAAAATCAAACCTACGAAATTGAAACTATTATTAAACAATATTAA
- a CDS encoding PulJ/GspJ family protein produces MNKNSLNQEGFTLLEVLLSIVLLTIILTSFLGFFTQSAIFNKKNEQKLDTMQTAQTIINLIEINIEKQDLIILNLIDANGIVLNKPKSLNKLELEQYLGEPISSDYTISALMDNSSFIINNTAENLIMFKVIVQNPADSNDKSETYTYIRR; encoded by the coding sequence GTGAACAAAAATTCCTTAAATCAAGAGGGATTTACGTTATTAGAAGTTCTCCTATCAATTGTTCTATTAACGATAATACTGACTTCGTTCCTCGGCTTCTTTACCCAGTCGGCGATCTTTAATAAAAAGAATGAACAAAAGCTGGATACGATGCAGACAGCACAAACAATTATAAATTTGATAGAGATCAATATAGAGAAACAAGATTTAATAATATTAAATTTAATCGATGCCAATGGAATCGTTTTAAATAAACCAAAGTCCTTAAATAAATTGGAACTTGAACAATATTTAGGTGAACCAATTTCAAGCGACTACACCATAAGCGCTCTTATGGATAATAGTTCGTTCATTATTAATAATACCGCGGAGAATTTAATCATGTTTAAGGTCATTGTTCAAAATCCTGCTGATAGTAATGATAAATCGGAAACATATACTTATATTCGAAGGTGA
- a CDS encoding G5 domain-containing protein codes for MKKNQQFIKLFIILFLCSAYVFGFSNYGAKAFGSLFAGNEGYLPGTAVGTINLEGKSPTEALDMLKAGLAEWQANTAYKLVYKEKMIELDKEQFAFDFEGTVTSLVNGRQNALSISVDEAAIVEWITLISPQLIGQEINLKDLHAKLIEPASTLQSGEVVIKLAEFIVGVNQNPEVITTGTVDVKESSHELEKAVEAFQGITIQASSEFSFLRYIENEKLESLSSDALSMMASAVYIAVLHTNFELIERNISKEIPEFSDLGSEARIEPERGIDFSFYNPNEAEFKLDFEYAGDTLTASIIGIPFLYEYKAVSDGKEEFKPKTIIQYSPLLTTGQVTIEEEGKEGKIITIYREVYSNGTLIDTVAISEDYYPPVPRVEIRALSAVPTNPVSPNPVGTTDPDPGTNPVEGNPVLVTPSPSEGESNPAVMDPSALPVEVDDDATTEEPSESGDDGDLWGKPNEQPK; via the coding sequence TTGAAAAAGAATCAGCAATTTATAAAACTCTTTATTATCCTGTTCCTATGCTCTGCTTATGTATTTGGGTTTTCAAATTATGGAGCTAAAGCCTTCGGTTCACTTTTCGCTGGTAACGAAGGATACCTGCCGGGAACTGCTGTTGGAACAATTAACCTTGAAGGGAAATCCCCAACAGAAGCATTGGACATGCTAAAGGCTGGCCTGGCAGAGTGGCAGGCAAATACTGCGTATAAATTAGTTTACAAAGAAAAAATGATAGAGTTGGATAAAGAACAGTTCGCTTTTGATTTTGAAGGAACCGTTACATCACTAGTCAATGGCCGGCAAAATGCATTGAGTATCAGTGTGGATGAAGCGGCAATTGTAGAATGGATAACTTTGATTTCTCCGCAGCTTATAGGCCAGGAAATCAACCTTAAAGACCTTCATGCAAAACTCATAGAACCGGCATCAACTTTACAATCCGGGGAAGTTGTTATAAAGCTTGCTGAATTTATTGTTGGAGTAAATCAGAATCCTGAAGTGATTACTACAGGTACTGTTGATGTTAAAGAGTCTTCCCACGAACTCGAGAAGGCTGTAGAAGCTTTTCAAGGAATCACAATTCAAGCAAGTTCAGAATTCTCATTCCTTCGTTATATAGAAAATGAGAAGTTGGAGAGCCTTTCTTCCGACGCGCTCAGTATGATGGCATCTGCAGTGTATATAGCGGTGCTCCACACAAATTTTGAATTAATAGAACGAAATATTAGTAAAGAAATCCCTGAATTTAGTGATCTCGGTTCAGAAGCACGTATTGAGCCGGAGCGGGGAATTGATTTCTCTTTTTATAATCCAAATGAAGCTGAATTCAAACTGGATTTTGAGTATGCTGGAGACACACTTACTGCATCCATAATTGGTATACCATTTCTCTATGAATACAAGGCTGTTTCAGATGGAAAAGAGGAATTTAAGCCAAAAACAATTATTCAATACAGTCCTCTTTTAACAACTGGCCAGGTAACGATTGAAGAAGAAGGTAAAGAAGGAAAAATCATCACTATTTACAGAGAAGTGTACAGCAATGGAACACTGATTGACACCGTTGCAATTTCTGAGGATTATTATCCACCTGTCCCAAGGGTAGAGATTAGGGCACTATCTGCAGTTCCGACAAATCCAGTTAGCCCAAACCCTGTGGGGACAACGGATCCAGATCCTGGAACTAACCCGGTTGAAGGGAATCCCGTTTTAGTTACGCCTTCACCTTCAGAAGGAGAAAGTAATCCTGCTGTCATGGACCCATCAGCATTGCCAGTTGAAGTTGATGATGATGCTACGACTGAGGAGCCTAGTGAAAGTGGCGATGATGGTGATCTTTGGGGCAAGCCAAATGAGCAACCGAAATAA
- a CDS encoding GspE/PulE family protein: MRQARKRLGDLLTEAGIISEEQLQAALKDKAPKQRLGEALVQRGFITEHQLIEVLEFQLGIPHISLFNYPFDKNLFSLVPKELARRHLIIPLKKDGDKLFIAMSDPMDFLAIDDLRLMTGFHIETAIATKDDILRSINKYYNTDEGLEELLGELPTKDGAASDDVTDLDSPIVRLVNQILVNAAVQRASDIHIDPHETKVVIRYRIDGILRVERTLPKNMQNILAARIKIMSNLDITEYRIPQDGRIKLNIDFHPIDLRVSTLPTVYGEKIVLRLLDMGSALNDLAKLGFNQLNHKRFIEMIERPTGIVLITGPTGSGKSSTLYAALNKLNSEAVNIITVEDPVEYQLEGINQIQVNQNVGMTFAAGLRSILRQDPNIIMVGEIRDKETADIAVRASLTGHLVLSTLHTNDALGTVSRLIDMGVEPFMVAASLSGIVAQRLVRKVCRDCAGMVEPSKRELEIFAKRGIRIEKVPRGIGCSSCNMTGYKGRIALHEVLPISDDMKRLIMDGESIQRLKEIALKNKTIFLIDDGLLKIKQGLTTTEEVLRVAILE, translated from the coding sequence ATGAGACAAGCACGAAAACGGCTCGGAGATCTGCTTACCGAAGCAGGAATCATTTCAGAAGAACAACTTCAAGCTGCTTTGAAGGATAAAGCACCGAAACAAAGGCTTGGAGAAGCATTGGTACAACGTGGATTTATTACGGAACACCAGCTAATTGAAGTGCTGGAGTTCCAGTTGGGTATTCCCCATATCAGCCTGTTTAACTATCCATTTGATAAAAATCTCTTTAGTCTTGTTCCAAAGGAGCTAGCCAGAAGGCATTTAATAATACCTCTTAAAAAAGACGGGGACAAACTCTTTATTGCAATGTCGGACCCGATGGACTTTCTTGCCATCGATGACCTTAGGCTAATGACAGGTTTTCATATTGAAACAGCTATTGCCACGAAGGATGACATCCTTCGGTCAATCAATAAATATTACAATACCGACGAAGGTCTTGAAGAACTTCTTGGTGAGCTTCCAACAAAGGATGGAGCCGCTAGTGATGATGTTACTGACCTTGATTCACCCATCGTCAGGCTTGTAAACCAGATTCTGGTCAATGCGGCTGTTCAACGTGCCAGTGATATCCATATCGACCCGCATGAAACAAAAGTAGTGATTCGTTACCGGATAGATGGAATTTTACGAGTGGAGAGAACTCTTCCAAAAAACATGCAAAACATTCTTGCTGCGAGAATCAAGATTATGTCCAACCTAGATATTACTGAATATCGTATCCCTCAGGATGGACGGATTAAGCTGAATATTGATTTTCATCCTATTGATTTGCGAGTTTCAACCCTACCAACTGTTTACGGGGAAAAAATTGTTCTGCGTCTGCTCGATATGGGAAGCGCATTGAATGATTTGGCGAAGCTTGGTTTCAATCAGCTTAATCACAAAAGATTCATCGAGATGATAGAGCGGCCTACTGGGATTGTATTAATAACCGGGCCAACCGGGTCGGGTAAATCTTCAACACTATATGCTGCTCTGAACAAGCTGAACAGTGAAGCCGTTAATATAATTACAGTTGAGGATCCGGTCGAGTACCAGCTTGAAGGAATTAATCAAATCCAGGTAAACCAGAATGTCGGGATGACATTTGCAGCCGGTTTGCGCTCTATTCTCCGCCAGGATCCAAACATAATAATGGTTGGGGAAATCCGGGATAAAGAAACAGCTGATATTGCAGTTCGTGCTTCCTTGACCGGCCATCTTGTTTTAAGCACGCTCCATACGAATGATGCGTTAGGTACGGTTTCAAGGCTGATTGATATGGGCGTAGAGCCATTCATGGTTGCCGCATCATTGAGCGGGATAGTAGCCCAGCGCCTTGTAAGGAAGGTTTGCCGCGATTGTGCGGGGATGGTCGAACCGTCAAAACGGGAACTTGAGATTTTCGCGAAACGCGGGATCAGGATTGAGAAGGTTCCGCGTGGTATTGGGTGCTCATCATGTAATATGACTGGCTATAAGGGGCGTATTGCACTGCACGAGGTTCTCCCAATTAGTGACGACATGAAACGCCTGATAATGGACGGAGAATCAATCCAGCGCCTCAAGGAAATTGCCTTAAAAAATAAAACAATTTTTCTAATAGATGATGGCCTGCTAAAAATAAAACAAGGATTGACAACAACTGAGGAAGTACTGAGAGTGGCGATCCTGGAGTAG
- a CDS encoding type IV pilus twitching motility protein PilT, with protein sequence MKDQIDQILRAASEHKASDVHLTVGVPPILRINGDLKRYGKEPLKPADTESMAKAIIPETMWQIFKEKGELDFSYSVPGVSRFRVNTYHQRNCIAIALRTVPSKIPTIEELGMPDTLKKLMEKPQGLVLVTGPTGSGKSTTLASMIHYMNMTMRNHIITLEDPIEYLHKHGNCIIDQREVGFDTGNFANGLRAALRQDPDVILVGEMRDLETIQTAITAAETGHLVLGTLHTSSAPATINRIIDVFPPNQQPQIRIQLASVLVGIISQRLFPTADRTGRRAATEIMVNNPAIANLIRNEKIHQIASIMQTSRALGMHTLDYAIKEMIERGTILKDVAEPYLQELIFNGQV encoded by the coding sequence ATGAAGGACCAAATAGACCAGATTCTAAGGGCGGCCTCTGAACATAAGGCATCGGATGTTCATTTGACAGTAGGTGTTCCGCCGATATTAAGAATCAATGGCGACTTGAAACGGTACGGCAAAGAGCCACTTAAACCGGCTGATACAGAAAGCATGGCTAAAGCGATTATCCCGGAGACAATGTGGCAAATTTTTAAGGAAAAAGGGGAGCTTGATTTTTCCTACAGTGTACCCGGTGTATCCCGGTTCAGGGTCAATACGTACCATCAGCGAAATTGCATTGCAATTGCCTTACGTACTGTGCCATCTAAAATACCTACCATTGAAGAATTGGGAATGCCGGATACGTTAAAAAAACTGATGGAGAAGCCGCAGGGTCTAGTGCTTGTAACAGGGCCAACCGGAAGCGGAAAGTCAACAACACTTGCTTCGATGATTCATTATATGAACATGACAATGCGGAATCACATTATTACTCTCGAGGATCCAATTGAATATTTGCATAAGCATGGAAATTGTATTATAGATCAACGGGAGGTAGGCTTCGATACTGGCAATTTTGCCAACGGGCTTCGCGCCGCGCTCCGTCAGGATCCGGATGTCATCCTTGTAGGTGAAATGCGAGACCTTGAAACAATCCAGACAGCAATAACTGCAGCCGAAACAGGCCATCTTGTCCTTGGAACGCTGCATACATCTAGCGCACCGGCAACAATCAACAGGATCATCGATGTATTTCCACCCAACCAACAGCCACAAATACGGATTCAGCTTGCTTCAGTTCTAGTCGGAATTATTTCGCAGCGACTTTTCCCGACTGCGGACAGGACTGGCAGGAGGGCGGCAACTGAAATCATGGTCAATAACCCTGCGATTGCCAACTTGATTCGTAATGAAAAGATTCACCAAATAGCGAGTATTATGCAAACGTCACGTGCCCTCGGGATGCATACACTGGATTATGCTATTAAAGAAATGATTGAGCGGGGGACTATCCTTAAGGATGTCGCGGAGCCGTACTTGCAGGAGTTGATTTTCAATGGCCAGGTTTAA
- a CDS encoding type II secretion system F family protein, which produces MARFKYEGRDRRGSRQGVINAVSKREALLKLKEDGVRVVDISEVPETLLTKDITIGNPVKLEHFVIYIRQFATLLKAGVTVVDATAILSQQTESKPLRKALISIESELREGHQLSQALAKHKKIFTPMFVNMLRAGEASGNLDGTLERLAQHFEKQHHTKQKIVSALSYPAVIGFIAVGVVIFLLVSVVPTFVDMFDGMNAELPGITKFVLSASDFVQQFWWLLLLLGVFVSVAFLVMKRNKETKYYLDYALLRMPIFGKLLQKAALARLTRTLSSLFSSSVPILQAMSIVENVVENEVIARVVKKSRDSLEKGQSMTIPMDEHWAFPPLVTQMISIGEQTGSLDAMLDKVAEFYEKEVDTGTDRLKSLIEPLMIVVLAGLVGTIVLSIMVPMFEMFNQFDKNY; this is translated from the coding sequence ATGGCCAGGTTTAAATATGAGGGTCGTGACAGACGTGGCTCAAGGCAGGGTGTCATCAATGCTGTTTCAAAACGTGAAGCTCTTCTTAAATTAAAGGAAGATGGGGTCCGGGTTGTCGATATAAGCGAGGTTCCGGAAACACTTCTGACAAAGGACATCACAATTGGAAATCCTGTAAAGCTTGAGCATTTTGTTATTTATATTCGCCAATTTGCAACGTTGTTAAAAGCAGGGGTAACCGTTGTTGATGCGACAGCCATTCTTTCTCAGCAAACTGAAAGCAAACCGCTTAGAAAAGCCCTGATTTCCATTGAATCGGAATTGCGGGAAGGACACCAGCTTTCGCAGGCATTAGCGAAGCATAAGAAAATATTCACCCCGATGTTTGTAAATATGCTTCGGGCTGGAGAAGCGAGTGGTAACCTTGACGGGACGCTTGAAAGATTAGCCCAGCATTTTGAGAAACAGCATCACACCAAGCAGAAAATAGTTTCCGCGTTGTCATATCCAGCTGTCATCGGTTTTATAGCAGTTGGAGTTGTCATTTTTCTCCTTGTGTCAGTAGTTCCTACATTCGTAGACATGTTTGATGGGATGAATGCTGAATTGCCGGGAATAACTAAATTTGTCCTTTCGGCAAGCGATTTCGTTCAACAATTTTGGTGGCTCCTTCTATTGCTTGGTGTATTTGTAAGCGTAGCGTTTCTTGTTATGAAGAGAAACAAGGAGACGAAGTATTATCTTGACTATGCCTTGCTGAGAATGCCAATCTTCGGCAAGCTCCTGCAAAAAGCAGCCCTGGCCAGGTTAACAAGAACATTAAGTTCATTATTTTCCAGTTCGGTTCCGATTCTGCAGGCGATGTCCATAGTGGAGAATGTAGTTGAAAATGAAGTGATTGCGAGAGTAGTAAAGAAGTCGCGGGATTCTTTAGAAAAGGGGCAGTCGATGACAATCCCGATGGATGAACACTGGGCCTTTCCGCCTCTAGTCACGCAAATGATATCAATAGGAGAACAAACCGGTTCCCTTGATGCGATGCTGGACAAAGTAGCCGAGTTTTATGAAAAAGAAGTCGATACAGGAACTGACCGCTTAAAATCATTGATAGAACCCTTAATGATAGTGGTTCTCGCAGGACTAGTAGGAACGATTGTTTTGAGCATTATGGTACCTATGTTTGAGATGTTTAACCAATTTGACAAGAACTACTAA
- a CDS encoding prepilin-type N-terminal cleavage/methylation domain-containing protein, which produces MFKALKRKMKDQRGLTLIELLAVIVILGIIAAIAIPSIGGLITKTKNDAKVAEAIQIINAAKLSRASNASITQWDDDGSLTPSGGGTAVSIGKIGDLVENVKDAGKDYLVEYVGGVYRISEHDANTVVSGATTGFATEDELLKYSGN; this is translated from the coding sequence ATGTTCAAGGCTTTGAAAAGGAAAATGAAAGATCAACGTGGTTTAACGCTTATTGAACTGTTGGCCGTTATTGTTATTTTGGGAATTATCGCAGCAATTGCAATACCTTCAATAGGAGGTTTAATTACAAAAACTAAGAATGATGCAAAAGTTGCTGAAGCAATCCAAATCATCAATGCGGCTAAATTGTCACGCGCATCCAATGCTAGTATTACTCAATGGGATGATGATGGATCTTTGACGCCAAGTGGTGGTGGCACAGCGGTCAGTATTGGTAAAATTGGAGATTTGGTTGAAAATGTAAAGGATGCTGGTAAAGATTATCTAGTAGAATATGTTGGTGGAGTATACAGAATTTCCGAGCATGATGCAAATACTGTAGTTTCTGGTGCTACAACAGGATTCGCTACCGAAGATGAATTATTAAAGTACAGTGGAAACTAA
- a CDS encoding prepilin peptidase codes for METNLFIGIVFIYGITLGSFYNVVGLRVPEGKSIVRPGSSCPNCGHKLRAWELVPVFSYVFQRGKCRGCESRISPVYPIMELLTGILFVLAPLLLGWSLELVIVWTLISLFIIITVSDIAYMLIPDKILIVFAGIFLFERILWPLSPWWDSLVGGAAGFSLLLLISIISKGGMGGGDIKLYALIGFVLGTKLVLLSFFLSTLFGAMFGIVGIFLKIVKRRQPIPFGPFIALGTLVAYFFGNELIKMYLNLFI; via the coding sequence GTGGAAACTAATTTATTTATAGGAATTGTTTTTATTTACGGCATCACCCTCGGCTCCTTCTACAATGTTGTCGGCCTAAGAGTGCCTGAAGGAAAATCGATTGTCCGTCCAGGCTCTTCATGCCCGAACTGCGGGCATAAGCTTAGAGCGTGGGAATTGGTTCCTGTATTTTCATATGTTTTTCAAAGGGGGAAATGCCGTGGCTGTGAGTCGCGGATTTCCCCTGTTTATCCAATCATGGAGCTTTTAACGGGGATTTTATTTGTCCTGGCACCTTTACTCCTGGGTTGGAGCCTGGAGCTAGTAATAGTCTGGACGTTGATTTCGCTGTTTATCATCATTACTGTATCCGACATCGCTTATATGCTCATCCCTGATAAAATCTTAATTGTGTTTGCAGGGATTTTTTTATTTGAACGTATCCTTTGGCCGCTTTCCCCCTGGTGGGATTCCCTTGTTGGCGGGGCTGCTGGATTTAGTCTTCTTTTACTGATTTCAATTATCAGCAAAGGCGGTATGGGCGGAGGAGATATTAAGCTTTATGCTCTAATTGGTTTTGTGCTTGGAACAAAGCTGGTGCTTTTGTCTTTCTTCCTCTCCACATTATTCGGAGCGATGTTTGGAATTGTGGGTATATTTTTAAAAATTGTTAAGCGGCGCCAGCCAATACCGTTTGGGCCATTTATTGCCCTGGGAACGCTGGTTGCGTATTTTTTCGGAAACGAATTAATTAAGATGTATTTAAATTTATTTATATAG